From Flavobacterium alkalisoli, the proteins below share one genomic window:
- a CDS encoding T9SS type A sorting domain-containing protein, which yields MKKMMVLCLLLLGNYTLQAQDVLWDRSYGGKQADYLLDVQPTADYGFILAGSSLSLKGGNKEKDNHGDLDYWLWKMNENGELDWQKDFGGEGTDILYSIKNTNDGGFILAGTSTSGISEHKKDSCRGREDIWIIKLNAKGGEEWQKTYGGNNQDLVKCISQTSDGGYIVGASSTSDMSLKIKKGGSDSYGKSQECIGGLDYWIFKLDKKGNIKWQRTLGGDYLDIIETISETKDGGYIVGGYSNSPSSRDKGEESKGEGDYWVLKLDVDGNTEWEKVFGGDDDDHLSCILPIKDDGYLLGGYSASSSTGNKNKSNKKGTDIWLIKIDQEGDILWQETYDIGKTDILLSLLENKDGTYLLGGHAKSEVFGLKKSDKKEINDYVAIKVSSDGEELWKKAIGSKGEDVLQKLIETRDGGYIMAGTSDGAISRDKNSGNGSHDFWVVKFKDKDKREENNRLKIEAIPNPAVQYTNIIVGFDFNTGTCRVYDLAGRQLQSFTVNNRTIPLEMQNYPEGIYIVEVSTDTGIESVKVMKGKNN from the coding sequence ATGAAAAAAATGATGGTTTTGTGCTTACTGCTCTTAGGCAATTATACCTTACAGGCACAGGATGTCTTATGGGACAGGTCTTATGGAGGAAAGCAGGCAGATTATTTACTTGACGTCCAGCCAACAGCTGATTACGGATTTATTTTAGCAGGAAGCTCCTTATCCCTAAAAGGAGGTAATAAGGAAAAAGACAATCATGGGGATTTGGACTACTGGTTGTGGAAAATGAATGAAAATGGGGAACTCGACTGGCAAAAAGACTTTGGCGGAGAAGGAACCGACATTCTTTATAGTATTAAAAACACAAATGACGGAGGCTTTATTTTGGCAGGAACATCCACTTCAGGAATTTCAGAACATAAAAAAGATTCATGTCGGGGCAGGGAAGATATCTGGATTATAAAGCTTAATGCCAAAGGAGGTGAAGAATGGCAAAAAACCTATGGTGGTAATAATCAGGATTTGGTAAAATGCATTTCCCAAACTTCAGATGGCGGGTATATTGTTGGGGCTTCATCTACATCAGACATGAGTCTTAAAATAAAAAAAGGCGGTTCAGATTCTTATGGTAAATCGCAGGAATGTATTGGTGGCCTTGATTATTGGATTTTTAAATTGGATAAAAAAGGTAATATCAAGTGGCAAAGGACTCTTGGTGGTGATTATCTGGATATTATTGAGACTATCAGCGAAACAAAAGATGGAGGATATATCGTAGGAGGATATTCTAATTCACCCTCTTCGAGGGATAAAGGAGAAGAAAGTAAAGGAGAAGGTGATTATTGGGTTCTTAAACTTGATGTAGATGGGAATACAGAATGGGAAAAAGTGTTTGGAGGCGATGATGATGACCATTTATCCTGTATACTACCTATTAAAGATGACGGTTACCTCTTAGGTGGCTATTCAGCTTCTTCGAGCACTGGAAATAAAAATAAATCCAATAAAAAAGGAACGGATATATGGCTTATTAAAATTGATCAGGAAGGAGATATTTTATGGCAGGAAACATATGACATAGGAAAAACGGATATTCTACTATCATTACTTGAAAATAAAGATGGTACCTATCTATTAGGAGGCCATGCAAAAAGCGAAGTGTTTGGGTTGAAAAAATCAGATAAAAAAGAAATTAATGACTATGTAGCAATTAAAGTATCTTCTGACGGTGAGGAGTTATGGAAAAAAGCTATCGGTAGCAAGGGAGAAGACGTATTACAAAAACTCATTGAAACACGTGATGGCGGGTATATAATGGCTGGGACTTCAGATGGGGCTATTTCACGTGATAAGAATAGTGGCAATGGCAGTCACGATTTTTGGGTTGTTAAGTTTAAAGACAAAGACAAACGCGAAGAGAATAACAGACTTAAGATTGAAGCAATTCCTAATCCTGCAGTGCAATACACCAATATAATAGTTGGTTTCGACTTTAATACAGGTACATGCCGGGTATATGATCTTGCAGGCAGACAACTTCAGAGTTTTACAGTCAACAACAGAACGATTCCACTGGAAATGCAAAATTATCCGGAAGGAATATACATTGTTGAAGTGAGTACCGATACAGGAATCGAATCGGTTAAAGTAATGAAAGGAAAAAATAATTAA
- a CDS encoding LysE family translocator has translation MIPIHDLLLFGVAALLMVLSPGPNMIYLISRSLSQGKKAGIISLFGVLCGFFFHILMVSYGLTAIFFAIPYAFVVVKFLGVGYLLFLAYTSITSGNKVFYANKKLKKDRPFKLFNIGLMTNVLNPKMALFYLSFFPQFIKPENGSVLSQSFQLGIVQTLISFAINFLIVISAAKMAKWFADKPIWLRVQKWFMASVLTGLAVKMLLTKSK, from the coding sequence ATGATACCAATCCATGATTTATTATTATTTGGCGTAGCAGCACTCCTAATGGTTCTTTCACCCGGGCCCAATATGATTTATCTGATCTCGAGGTCATTATCGCAAGGGAAAAAGGCAGGAATTATTTCTTTATTCGGGGTGCTGTGTGGTTTCTTTTTCCATATCCTTATGGTTTCTTATGGACTTACGGCTATATTTTTTGCCATCCCTTATGCCTTTGTGGTGGTAAAGTTTCTGGGTGTTGGCTATCTTTTATTTCTGGCATATACTTCCATAACGTCCGGAAATAAAGTTTTTTATGCCAATAAAAAACTCAAAAAAGACAGGCCTTTCAAGCTATTTAATATTGGACTTATGACGAATGTTCTCAATCCCAAAATGGCACTGTTTTATCTCTCATTTTTTCCGCAGTTCATAAAACCCGAAAATGGTTCAGTTTTAAGTCAGAGCTTTCAGCTTGGAATCGTTCAGACCCTAATAAGTTTTGCCATAAACTTTCTGATTGTAATTTCAGCTGCAAAAATGGCAAAATGGTTTGCGGATAAACCCATTTGGTTAAGGGTACAAAAATGGTTTATGGCCTCCGTTTTAACCGGGCTGGCAGTTAAAATGCTGCTGACAAAATCAAAATGA